A DNA window from Mytilus edulis chromosome 14, xbMytEdul2.2, whole genome shotgun sequence contains the following coding sequences:
- the LOC139504517 gene encoding C-type lectin domain family 4 member G-like — protein MYPYVKIGDSCYLINKEKVTWDIAFVKCLKQGAHLAVFETLDEILLMKYELHYMNTGSSFFIGGRNINRHISGGDWRWIKHGKMTKMTYFAFDAVQPNGSSRYPQDCLSLNGQQRLYDNNCDSYSVGFICEK, from the exons ATGTATCCTTATGTGAAAATTGGAGATAGTTGCTAccttataaataaagaaaaagtgACCTGGGATATTGCCTTT gTGAAATGTTTAAAACAAGGTGCACATTTGGCAGTGTTTGAGACTTTAGATGAAATTCTTTTGATGAAATATGAATTACATTACATGAATACAG gttCCAGTTTCTTCATTGGTGGAAGAAACATCAACAGACATATTTCTGGGGGAGATTGGAGATGGATCAAACATGGAAAGATGACCAAGATGACATACTTTGCGTTTGATGCTGTACAACCTAACGGATCGTCTAGGTACCCACAAGACTGCTTGTCACTCAATGGTCAGCAACGCTTATATGACAATAATTGTGATTCGTACTCTGTAGGTTTTATCTGCGAAAAATAA